GGTCTGATTCCAACCACGCGATGTTCAAGACTGGGTGCAATTGCTTTTGCCACTTCTGTCAGTTTGTATGACGGAATTTTTGGTACAAATATTTCTCCTCCCCAGGCTTGATCTAAGGCGTGCAAAACCATGTCAACCCCTTCATCCAGTGAAATATTAAAGCGTGTCATGTTTGGGTCAGTAATAGGAATAAAACCATCTTTTCTTTTCTTGATAAAAAACGGAATGACAGACCCATTTGAGCCCATTACATTTCCATATCTCACAACAGAAAATTTAATTTGATTTGCACCTTTGATATTATTTGCAGCAACAAATAATTTGTCAGAAGCCAGCTTAGTTGCACCATATAAATTGATAGGGGCTGCTGCTTTGTCTGTTGATAGTGCAACAACTCGTTTCACTTGTGTTTCCAGCGCTGCGTTGATTACGTTTTCAGCGCCAAGCACATTGGTTTTAACGCATTCCATTGGATTGTATTCAGCAATGTGAACGTGTTTCATAGCCGCTGCATGAATGACAAAATCAACTTCTTTAAACGCTCTTTTCAGACGATCAAAATCACGTACATCACCAATGAAATAGCGAATTGCTTTATAGTCTGACTGCGGAAATTCTTGCGCCATTTCAAATTGCTTCTGCTCATCACGTGAAAAAATAACCAGCCGTTTTACATTCGGGTACTGTTTCAAAATACGGCGCGTAAGCGCTTTGCCAAGTGATCCGGTTCCGCCGGTGATTAGTATTGATTTTTCATTCAGGTCAAGCATACTTTTATCAGTCGTTTGAATTTTTTATAAAGATATCCATTTTTTCACGGGGGAAAGCGTCAATGTATGAGCCTTCAGTCAGGTTGATTATTTTTACGCCTTTGCTTTGTGCGTATTGCTGTACTTCAAAATATCCCTTGAAAGCAAGATAAAATTTATGAATGATTTCATGCAAGGCACGATATCCAACTCCTCCAACACCATTCATGCGCTCAGGTTTAGCGTCTTTATCATAAAAATGAGGCTGACCCACGTAAGCAATATTATTTTCATCAACATGTATTTGCTGAAGCCAACTGTGTTCAACACCTACCAAGTAAATTTTTTGATAGTTCAGCCAAATCATATTCATTACTGATGGCCCAATGACATTATGTAATCGCGGCAATCCTAAACGCTTGTTGAAACAGAAATTTTTAAATCCGTTGCTGCCTTCAAATGGTATGATGTTAAAATAGATGATGTGAATGTTTTTATTTTCAGCCAGAATATCTTGCCAGAATTTTTTCTTTTTTGCCGGCCAGGGAATGAACAAATACATTTCCCAATTTACTTTTTTTGCAAGATTTTGAAAGATATTATTTCTAAACGTGATGTACATTTCTTTTACATCATCTTCCCAAAAATCAGGCGCTGCAAGCATGTAATATTTTGGCTGCATTTTTTCAAACACCGGATGCTCACAAAAAGCATTTACTGCAACGGCATCCATATTTTCTATGCGTTTGATGAATTCAGAATTTTCAATTAATCCGGCAAGAGATGGTCCGTTTCCTAAAATAATTGCGGATGTTTTTTTTTGTGTGATTTGCCGATGCAGATTTTTAAAACGAGATACAAAAAGTATCTTGATTAATCCAATGAAGAACAAACGGGTATTGGATAAAAATTTTATCATTTAATTGGTTGCTTTCAAAAATAATCCCTTACTCACCCATGCTCTGAATCTCACAATCATATTGCCTTTTGCCGCTTGCCCTTTGATAATATAGATGGACCAAAGCACCAAACTGGCTGCCCATTTTACTATTTCAATTCCATATCTTTTTAAGGCTGACATGCCGCCTTCTCTGCTCACGCGCAATCGTTCACTGTAACCTGTACCTAATGCCTGCTTGCGAATAAACTCAGCCGTTGTGCGTTCTACCGGCACACAATGATATACAATTGCATTGGGAATGTATACGACTTTTAGCTCAGGAAAGTTGTATATCCGCTGAAAAATATCTTTCTCTTCACCTCCTCCTAATCCTTTGCCAATTCTACCAAGTTCAGTATTGAACATACCTGCTTTTTGAAAAACATCCAAACGGAATGACATATTTGAACCTCTCGGATAATCTGACTTTGGAAAAATTCTGGTTTCATCTCCTAAATTAAAATAGCCCAGCAGTGAATTCAGGTATTTATTTTCCCAAGTAGGGATGATGGATTCATAGTGCAATAAAATTTTACTTCCTATTGCTGCAACGTCAGCGTGAGCTTCAAAATACGTATATATTTTTTCAAGATAATCATCAGCAAGAAAGGCATCATCATCAATAAAAGTAATGTACTTTCCTTTTGCCTCTGTGATTCCTCGGTTGCGTCCAAAACTTAGACCTTGATTGGTTTCCAGATAATATCTGCATGAAAGATTTGGATTTTCTTCACAAAATTTTGAAAAAATTTCTTGCGTATTACCGGGTGAATTATTGTTGATCAAAACAATCTCATACAATTTTGACGACAATGTCTGGCGGGCAAGACTTTCCAAAACACCGGGCAAATAGCGTTCTCTGTTATACGTACTGATTGTGGCAGTGATCATGAATTTTGATAGTGTTTACAAAGATACAGAATTGCTTTCAGTAGGCGCCGGTCGCGACCGGCGCCTACTGAAAAAAGACCGGCGCCTATTGAAAAAAAAGAATCCCGCCTATGGTGGGGCGGGATTCAAGATCTCATTGAGTATGCGTTAATGCGCTATATTAGGCTTTCTTAACTTTTACTGCATTCAATCCTTTTTTTCCTTCTTCAAGCTCGAAAGTAACGACATCGTTTTCTTTTACTTTGTCAATTAATCCTGTTGCGTGTACGAAGTACTCCTTGTTGGTGTCTTCTTCCTTGATAAACCCAAATCCTTTAGTTACGTTAAAGAATTTGACAATTCCTTTGTTCATTCTTTTTTAATTTAATAATTTAACCAAATGTACGTAAAAAAATGCTCGCTGGTTCATTTTCAGGTATTTTTACAAAAAATTCCTTTTTTCATTCTGCCCAATTAAGCATTTAAAGCCTTGATTACATTAGCATTCCGCCGCAAACGTGCAGGGTTTGACCGGTAACGTAGCCTGACATGTCTGAAGCCAAAAAAACAGTTGCATTAGCCACATCAAGAGGTGAGCCTCCACGCTTCAACGGAATTCCATCACGCCATCCTTGTACCACATTTTGATCTAAAACCGCGGTCATTTCAGTTTCAATAAAGCCCGGTGCTATAGCGTTACATCTAATATTTCTTGATCCCAGTTCTTGAGCAACTGACTTTGTAAATCCAATCATTCCTGCTTTAGAAGCAGCATAGTTTGCTTGACCCGCGTTGCCTGATACACCTACCACTGAACTCATGTTGATGATGGATCCTTTTTTTGCTTTCAACATGGGTTTAATAACTGCTTTGGTAAGGTTAAAAGCAGATTTTAAATTGGTGTTAATTACTTCATCCCATTGCTCTTCAGTCATTCTCATCAATAAGTTGTCTTTGGTAATTCCTGCATTATTTACCAGAATATCTACTGTGCCGAATTCAGCTACCACAGCGTCACAAAGTTGTTGAGCCGAATTAAAGTCAGATGCATCAGATTTGAAACCTTTGGCAGTGCCTCCATTTGCGGAGAGTTCCGCTGCAAGTGCATTTGCTTTTTCTTCTGATGACAAATAGGTGAAAGCAACTTTTGCACCTTGTTTGATAAATTCTTCAGCAATTGATTTTCCAATGCCGCGTGATGCGCCTGTGATAATGGCAACTTTTCCGTCAAGTAATCCCATGTTGGTTAATTTGTGTGAGGGTCAAAGATAATTTTTTATGTTGAGAAATTGAATAGTTCTTGATCAAGCCAAAAGACGAAATGACTATCGAGGATCATGGTAATGAAGGCTTCTCGGACAAATAAAAAACCCTGTCGTTAGGGACAGGGTTTGAATATTATGCTTTTGCTGCAACTACTTCCGGTTCTACCAGAATTCTGCCGCAATGTTCGCACACAATAATTTTTTTGCGTGCCTGAATATCTAATTGTCTTTGAGGTGGAATTTTATTGAAGCATCCACCGCAAGCATCACGTTGTATTGTAACTACTGCTAATCCATTGCGTGAGTTATTTCTCAGACGATCGTAAGCAGTCAATAATCTTGGTTCAATTGATGCCCTTGCAGCATCAGATGATTTCACTAAGCGTTGTTCGTCTTTATCAGTTTCCGATGCAATTTCATCAAGTTCTTTTTTCTTGATTTGCAAATCTTTTTTGCGCTCAGCCAAACGATCTTTTGAAGATTGTAATACTTCCGCTTTATGATCTATTTTAGCTTTGGCCTCAGTTATTTTTTTTTCTGATAATTCAATTTCCAAAGTTTGGAATTCAATTTCTTTTGAGATAGAATCGTACTCACGATTGTTACGCACGTTTTTTTGCTGCTCAGCGTATTTTTTCATGGCTGCTTTTGCATCTTTGATCTGGTTTTTGCGATCATTGATGAATTTTTCAAGCTCGTCATTCTCTTCCTGTAATTTGGCAAGGCGTGTGTCTAAGCCTTCTATTTCGTCTTCCAAGTCTTGAACTTCAAGAGGCAGTTCACCTCGTACGGTTTTAATTTTGTCAATTTCTGAGTCAATTTGCTGAAGATCATATAATGCGTTCAGCTTTTCTTCAATGCCTGTTTCTACTACTTTTTTTGCCATTGGTTTAAAAATAATTTACCGGATTGGTATTATGTTCTGTTAAGCAGGGCGCAAAGGTAGGAAATTTTTTCTGGATAATTTCAGCTAAAAGTTCAATTGTGAATTGTTCACTCTCAAAATGCCCAATATCTGCAATAACAATTTGATTTTCAGCATCAAAAAAATCATGGTATTTATAATCTCCCGTAATAAAAATATCTGCTTTAACACTTTTTGCCGCTCCAAGCAGAAAACTTCCACTGCCCCCACACCAGGCAACCTTTTTTATTTTTCTACCCAACAAGGGGGTATGACGAATGATTCCACAACCAAATGTTGATTTAAGTTTTTGCAGAAAATCTTTTTCATCCAGTTCATGTTCCAATTCTCCAAACATGCCTGCGCCTGAATACGCATTCTCATTCATGAGTGGCAGAATATCATAGGCGGGTTCTTCATAAGGGTGTGCGGTGATCATGGCCGGAATGAGTTTTTTTGTCAGATGAGATGGAAAAATTACTTCAATACGTTCTTCGGGTTCATGATGTCGTTCATCTATTTTTCCAACAAATGGATTCGCATCAGCACCTGCCCTGAAAGTCCCTGTTCCGCTAAGAGAAAAACTACATTCTGAATAATTTCCAATGTGTCCTGCGCCCTGTTGAAATAAAGTATCTAACACATGTTTGGCATGTTGTTGCGGAACATACACAACCAACTTATACATGCTTTCTTGAGTGCCTTGCAGAATTTGGCAATGGCTGATCTTTAATTTCTCACCAATTTTTTTGTTCACGCCGTATTGGTAATTGTCAAGATTGGTGTGAATAGCATAAATTGCAATATCATTTTTAATTGCTTTCACCAGCGTACGGTTCACATAATTGTTGGCTGATAATTTTTTAATGCCTTTGAAAATAAGCGGATGATGGGCTATCACCAAATTACATTTTTTCTTCACGGCTTCGTCAATGATATCCTCCGTGCAGTCAAGACAAATGAGTGCATTTTTTAATTCGTCACTTGCATTTCCGGTTAACAATCCGCAATTGTCATAGCTTTCTTGAGTGCTGAGCGGAGCAAGTTCTTCAAGATAACGGGTGAGATCTGAAATTTTCATTCAGTAAAGATAAGAGAGTCTCATGAAATTAGGATAGACATTTTTTCATATTTCAAGTCATCTACTTCAAACAATCCGTTTACTTTTACAGCTCATTTCAGTAAGATGGTTACATATAAATTCAGCGGATTACTTCAAAATGATGGATGGTTAATTCCCGCTTATGTATCAGTTGATGATCAGGGAAAAATAATTTCAATTTCAAATCAGCCAATAACCACGCCGGTTGATTTTGATTTGAATGTTTATGCTTTGCCGGGATTTCAGAATGCACACTCGCATGCTTTTCAATATGCCATGGCGGGTTTAGCTGAAATACATTCAACTACCCAAACTCCTGATGATTTTTGGTCATGGAGAGAGGCTATGTATCAAGTGGCTTTAAAGGTGAATCCTGATCATGTTGAGAGCATTGCAACCATGTTATATTCTGAGATGATCAGGCATGGATATACGCATGTTGCCGAGTTTCATTATTTACATCATGATCAGAACGGAAAGCCTTACGATCATCTTGCAGAAATGGGTGAAAGGTTAGTCTCGGCTGCAAAAAACGCCGGTATTGGAATCACACTCTTGCCAGTATTTTATCAACGCGGAGGATTTGGAAAACCTGCTACTGAAAATCAACGAAGATTTATTTCAACGGATGCGCAAAAATATTTCACGCTCCTTGAAAAAAGTACTGCCGTTTGTAAGCATTATCAACATGCGCAAACAGGAATTGCCATGCATTCACTTCGCGGAGTTGAACCGGAAATTGTGAAAGAAATCGCGCTCCAATCATCATCTGAAATTCCTTTTCATATTCACATTTCTGAGCAGTTGTCTGAAGTAGAATCAAGTCTTTCATATCTTGGAAAAAGACCCGTAGAATGGATGCTTGAAAACTGTAACCTGAAATCACATTTTCATTTGGTGCATGCTACACATCTTACACAAAATGAAGTTGAAGGAATTGCCAATTCTGGTGCGCATGTTGTGCTTTGTCCAAGCACTGAAGGTAACCTTGGTGATGGTATTTTTCCCTTCATTGATTTCAGAAATGCTAATGGAAAATGGAGTATTGGTACAGATAGTCACATTGGCTTAAATCCTTTTGAAGAATTACGTTTGCTGGATTATGGACAACGCTTAATATCTCACAAACGAAACACGTTTTATTCGCGTGAGCAAGGAGATGCAGGCATGTTTGCTCTTCATGCAGTAACAGCAGGAGGAAGAAAAGCAATGAATCAAAATGATGCTGTTTTTTTTAAAGAAGGAAATTTTTTAGATACCGTTTTAATCTCTGCAGATAGTCCATTAGTTTGCAGTTCATCCGTAAAAAATCTACTCTCAACTATTGTCTATTCAAGTGATATTTCACAACAATACGGCACAATTTCTAAGGGAAAATTATTCATGAATTCAGTTGAGAATGAATCTTATGTAAAGGTGAAAGAAAACTTTCAGAAGTGCTTGAATGATTTGGGTTTGAGATGAAGTGCTTTCGGTTTCTCAGTGTGAATATGCAGAAAAAAAATTAGAGTAAACCTTGTTCTTTTCTCGCAAGAATTTCAGCTTCAACTTTTGCTGAATTACGCAAAACTTTTCGTACCCATTCTAATTTCAAATCAGTTTTTTCATCTGTAGAAAGTTGCCAAGCAAAAGATGATTTTCTCATTCTTTCAGTAAGTTCAAAAAGCGATAATGCTACTGAAACTGAAATATTAAAACTTTCTGTAAAGCCATACATTGGGAGCCGCACAAAGGCATCAGCATGTTGTAAGGCAAGTTCAGATAAACCAGACATTTCTGTTCCGTACATTAATGCTAGTGGTTGATCAATGGGTAGTTCATGAATTAAACAATCATTGGTGTGTGGTGTGGTAGCGACAATACGATAGCCTTTTTTTTTCAGTGATTCAATGCATGAAACGGTGTTGTTGGCCTCTTGATTATAGCGATTTAATGTCAACCATTTTGAAGAACCCATATCAACACCTGAGGATGTTTCATATTTGTTCCCGTTTTCAATAATGTGCACATCCTGAATTCCGAAACAATCACAAGATCTTAAAACTGCACTTGCGTTGTGAGGTTGAAAAATATTTTCTAAAACCACGGTGATATGTCTGGTTCTATAAGACAAAACTTGTTCAAAAAGTTGAAACTTGTGTTCAGAGATGTGTTTAGCCAATTGTTCAATTAACCAATTTTTATCTTGCATGATTGAGTTTTAAAAAAAAAGTTGTGTTTCCAAATTTAAGAATGAAAGGTATAGTAGGTAAAATGAAATGACACAATTTCACTTTTACCACTTTGTATGCGCAGGTCATGACATGCGCGTACCAGTGAATGAAAAAAAAAGCCCCGCAGACACATGGTCGGCGGGGCAATTTTTTTAGTAACCAGGTTTAACTAGTTAACTTTTCCAGAAAGTTCAGCACCTGCTTTGAATTTTACAACTTTCTTAGCAGCGATTTTGATTTCTTTTCCAGTTTGTGGGTTACGTCCAGTTCTAGCAGCTCTTTTAGAAACTGAGAAAGATCCGAAACCTACTAAAGAGATTTTATCTCCTTTTTTCAAAGCTTGCTCAGTAGCAGCGATGAAACCTTCAAGAGCTCTTTTTGAGTCAGCTTTTGATAAACCTGATTTTGATGCAATAGCATCTACTAATTCTGATTTGTTCATAATCAATTTTTGATTTTTGGTTAAACAATTTTTATATCGAAACAAATATATTGCAATAACCCTATTTTACAAGGGGTACAGCTTCATATACCCTCATTTTGTTAATAAAATAGGCAAAATGTTAATAAGTACCCCTGAAAACCCCTGTCAAATGTAGGGTTTGGGGCATTTTATGGTTGTGAAATTAATATTCTGTCTGTTCCATCAAAAAATGGAGATTGTATAGACAAAACTTTCACAGGGGTAGATGAAAGTACTTTTAAAGCATGTGGAGTGCCTTCGGGAATGTTGAAATAATCCCCCTTTTGAACGATGAATTTTTCGTCATTCATCGTGAATTCGCCCTTTCCATCAAGGATATAGACATTTTCAGTATGCCATTCATGTTTGTGTAAGGCCACCTCATTTTTCACCCATATAATAAAAGCGGTTTGGTTAGAGTCTCCAGAAATCTTCTCAACGTGGATATTGTCATAATCATCCGGTGGCCGGTGATTCTTGAGGTTTGGATCAATCTGCGCCACCGCGGCAATTAGTGCAATGAAACAAATACTAAAACAAAGTCTTTTAATCATAATCAATAAATAACTAAGTAAATAATGGCTTAATCACAGTATTCATCAACGTTTTTAAACTCTACCAGACAATCTTACGATGCAAAAATATACACCTATATATATAAGCGTAGTTTTTAATTGACTCAAACGGCGTTATGCTATCAGCAAATCTGCCAGCCGGAGATATTGAAGCCATTTAAAAATTCAGCGGTTTTCATTCGCTTGCGCCCTTCCAATTGAAGGTCGGTTATTTCTAACCATCCTCGTTGGGCACCAATGCGCACTGAGGTACCGGTTTGTTCAATACGTTTAATGTCTGCCTTGTTATCTTCATGAAGGACTGAACTGAAAATTTTAAGTGTCTTTGTTTCTTCCCCATTTGATATCGTGGTAAATGCACCCGGGTAGGGTGAGAGACCACGAATTTTATTATAACATTGTTGCGCTGGTTGAGTCCAGTCAATTTGACAATCTTCTTTGAAAATTTTAGGAGCGGGCTTTAAATCACCATGTATCAAAATTTGCTGTTCAACGGGTCGAATGTTGTTGGCAAAAATATCTTCAACAGTTTTTACCAAAAGTATAGCACCTTCTTCCATCAGTTTATCATGCACCGTGCCGGCAGTATCAGTTGGGTTAATTGGAATTTTTACACGATCAATAATTTTTCCGGTATCTATTTCTCGTTCAATAAAAAAAGTGGTTGCACCGGTTTCGGTATCGCCATTGATTACCGCCCAGTTGATAGGAGCCGCACCACGATACTGAGGTAATAATGAAGCATGCAAATTAATAGTGCCTTTTGGTGGCATATTCCATACTGCTTCAGGCAACATTCTGAACGCAACGACAACAAATAAATCTGCTTGAAGATTTTGCAATGAATTCAGAAAATTTTCATCTTTTAATTTTTCAGGTTGTAAAACCGTGAACCCTTTTTCAAGCGCAAATTTTTTCACTGCTGACATGGAAATTTGTTGTCCTCGTCCTGCAGGTTTATCCGGAACTGTTACAACGGCTGCAATTTCAAATCCGGCACCTGAAAGTAATTCAAGTGAGCGCACCGCAAACTCTGGCGTACCCATGAATACAATTCGTTTACTCATAATTGATAATTCTTTTTTCTGAATGAACGTAAATATACATAACTCAAAATACCTATTGAACCAAAATATACATATTCAACCAACCAGATTCCTCTAACTGAAAAATCCAACATCACAATAAATACATAACAGGCAATAAGATAAATTCCAATACTGATCATTTCAATCATAAAAGAGAGATTGGATTTACCGACAGCTGCCACTGAGTTAAACCATACTGTCACTACTGAAAAAAGTAAAATAGATCCGGTGACAATTCGCATCACATCAGCGCTGTCAGCCAGAATATCGGGATTATCATTGATCACAGGAATGAATGCAGCAGGGTAGAGTAGAGCTCCATGACAAAAAAGAACTACTGAAATAAAACAAAGTAAAATCATTTTGCGCTGAACAACCGGAATCAGCTCAGGAGATTTTCTGCCGATTAAATTGCTTACGTACGTCCGTGTAGTTGCCCCAAAACCAAACAGCGGAATGAAAGCAACGAAATAAATGCTGCGAATTACGGCAGAAACTTCTAAGTCATGCGGACTCATATATTGTTCAATCATCATGAAAAAAATCAGCCAGCCAAACAAAGCCAAAAATCCTTGAAACATGAGCGGGGTACCAAGTTTCAATAAAGCAGTTGAGATGATTTTGGAAGGTTTATTCCAGAATTTGATTTGAAAGATTTTATTTTCGTTTGTG
This genomic stretch from Crocinitomicaceae bacterium harbors:
- the pseB gene encoding UDP-N-acetylglucosamine 4,6-dehydratase (inverting), producing MLDLNEKSILITGGTGSLGKALTRRILKQYPNVKRLVIFSRDEQKQFEMAQEFPQSDYKAIRYFIGDVRDFDRLKRAFKEVDFVIHAAAMKHVHIAEYNPMECVKTNVLGAENVINAALETQVKRVVALSTDKAAAPINLYGATKLASDKLFVAANNIKGANQIKFSVVRYGNVMGSNGSVIPFFIKKRKDGFIPITDPNMTRFNISLDEGVDMVLHALDQAWGGEIFVPKIPSYKLTEVAKAIAPSLEHRVVGIRPGEKIHEEMITSSDSFYTYDLGRYYAIIPSVPNWKVDEFVTSFNAKKVKEGFQYNSGENTEWVDAETLRTLIKKHVDPAFTV
- a CDS encoding glycosyltransferase family 2 protein, encoding MITATISTYNRERYLPGVLESLARQTLSSKLYEIVLINNNSPGNTQEIFSKFCEENPNLSCRYYLETNQGLSFGRNRGITEAKGKYITFIDDDAFLADDYLEKIYTYFEAHADVAAIGSKILLHYESIIPTWENKYLNSLLGYFNLGDETRIFPKSDYPRGSNMSFRLDVFQKAGMFNTELGRIGKGLGGGEEKDIFQRIYNFPELKVVYIPNAIVYHCVPVERTTAEFIRKQALGTGYSERLRVSREGGMSALKRYGIEIVKWAASLVLWSIYIIKGQAAKGNMIVRFRAWVSKGLFLKATN
- a CDS encoding cold shock domain-containing protein; translated protein: MNKGIVKFFNVTKGFGFIKEEDTNKEYFVHATGLIDKVKENDVVTFELEEGKKGLNAVKVKKA
- the fabG gene encoding 3-oxoacyl-[acyl-carrier-protein] reductase; this translates as MGLLDGKVAIITGASRGIGKSIAEEFIKQGAKVAFTYLSSEEKANALAAELSANGGTAKGFKSDASDFNSAQQLCDAVVAEFGTVDILVNNAGITKDNLLMRMTEEQWDEVINTNLKSAFNLTKAVIKPMLKAKKGSIINMSSVVGVSGNAGQANYAASKAGMIGFTKSVAQELGSRNIRCNAIAPGFIETEMTAVLDQNVVQGWRDGIPLKRGGSPLDVANATVFLASDMSGYVTGQTLHVCGGMLM
- a CDS encoding Nif3-like dinuclear metal center hexameric protein codes for the protein MKISDLTRYLEELAPLSTQESYDNCGLLTGNASDELKNALICLDCTEDIIDEAVKKKCNLVIAHHPLIFKGIKKLSANNYVNRTLVKAIKNDIAIYAIHTNLDNYQYGVNKKIGEKLKISHCQILQGTQESMYKLVVYVPQQHAKHVLDTLFQQGAGHIGNYSECSFSLSGTGTFRAGADANPFVGKIDERHHEPEERIEVIFPSHLTKKLIPAMITAHPYEEPAYDILPLMNENAYSGAGMFGELEHELDEKDFLQKLKSTFGCGIIRHTPLLGRKIKKVAWCGGSGSFLLGAAKSVKADIFITGDYKYHDFFDAENQIVIADIGHFESEQFTIELLAEIIQKKFPTFAPCLTEHNTNPVNYF
- the hutF gene encoding formimidoylglutamate deiminase, giving the protein MVTYKFSGLLQNDGWLIPAYVSVDDQGKIISISNQPITTPVDFDLNVYALPGFQNAHSHAFQYAMAGLAEIHSTTQTPDDFWSWREAMYQVALKVNPDHVESIATMLYSEMIRHGYTHVAEFHYLHHDQNGKPYDHLAEMGERLVSAAKNAGIGITLLPVFYQRGGFGKPATENQRRFISTDAQKYFTLLEKSTAVCKHYQHAQTGIAMHSLRGVEPEIVKEIALQSSSEIPFHIHISEQLSEVESSLSYLGKRPVEWMLENCNLKSHFHLVHATHLTQNEVEGIANSGAHVVLCPSTEGNLGDGIFPFIDFRNANGKWSIGTDSHIGLNPFEELRLLDYGQRLISHKRNTFYSREQGDAGMFALHAVTAGGRKAMNQNDAVFFKEGNFLDTVLISADSPLVCSSSVKNLLSTIVYSSDISQQYGTISKGKLFMNSVENESYVKVKENFQKCLNDLGLR
- a CDS encoding RNA methyltransferase: MQDKNWLIEQLAKHISEHKFQLFEQVLSYRTRHITVVLENIFQPHNASAVLRSCDCFGIQDVHIIENGNKYETSSGVDMGSSKWLTLNRYNQEANNTVSCIESLKKKGYRIVATTPHTNDCLIHELPIDQPLALMYGTEMSGLSELALQHADAFVRLPMYGFTESFNISVSVALSLFELTERMRKSSFAWQLSTDEKTDLKLEWVRKVLRNSAKVEAEILARKEQGLL
- a CDS encoding HU family DNA-binding protein; this translates as MNKSELVDAIASKSGLSKADSKRALEGFIAATEQALKKGDKISLVGFGSFSVSKRAARTGRNPQTGKEIKIAAKKVVKFKAGAELSGKVN
- a CDS encoding cupin domain-containing protein translates to MIKRLCFSICFIALIAAVAQIDPNLKNHRPPDDYDNIHVEKISGDSNQTAFIIWVKNEVALHKHEWHTENVYILDGKGEFTMNDEKFIVQKGDYFNIPEGTPHALKVLSSTPVKVLSIQSPFFDGTDRILISQP
- a CDS encoding methionyl-tRNA formyltransferase translates to MSKRIVFMGTPEFAVRSLELLSGAGFEIAAVVTVPDKPAGRGQQISMSAVKKFALEKGFTVLQPEKLKDENFLNSLQNLQADLFVVVAFRMLPEAVWNMPPKGTINLHASLLPQYRGAAPINWAVINGDTETGATTFFIEREIDTGKIIDRVKIPINPTDTAGTVHDKLMEEGAILLVKTVEDIFANNIRPVEQQILIHGDLKPAPKIFKEDCQIDWTQPAQQCYNKIRGLSPYPGAFTTISNGEETKTLKIFSSVLHEDNKADIKRIEQTGTSVRIGAQRGWLEITDLQLEGRKRMKTAEFLNGFNISGWQIC
- a CDS encoding MATE family efflux transporter, yielding MLEISYRKILAIAVPLMFGTFVQSVVMLTDTAFVSELGTIPFNAVNNAGLIYISLFMFSKGLADGSQIIIARKYGEQDYTSIGQYIFNTQLLQIILGGILFTGFFFLSDIFIHSFVKSSETGECMVEFLKYRSWGIFFAGMHASLTAFYIGIGRTKLVLISTIILAFSNIFLDYAMIFGHFGFPELGMKGAPLASSISELLAFAFLAITVLRTNENKIFQIKFWNKPSKIISTALLKLGTPLMFQGFLALFGWLIFFMMIEQYMSPHDLEVSAVIRSIYFVAFIPLFGFGATTRTYVSNLIGRKSPELIPVVQRKMILLCFISVVLFCHGALLYPAAFIPVINDNPDILADSADVMRIVTGSILLFSVVTVWFNSVAAVGKSNLSFMIEMISIGIYLIACYVFIVMLDFSVRGIWLVEYVYFGSIGILSYVYLRSFRKKNYQL